The following are encoded in a window of Scleropages formosus chromosome 7, fSclFor1.1, whole genome shotgun sequence genomic DNA:
- the pidd1 gene encoding p53-induced death domain-containing protein 1 isoform X4, with protein sequence MDQFCTEMESLHMDHVTECSLEQTGEQHSIKKPQCMRTENGECLLKQRAVNGGADIRCIERHETAVDGKSQRDYSERVVALGEPVQKPLSVSPFLVPVQNPISLISSSPTPSHYLFPAPCLSFPCSLFPFSSLQSSFNFSTMLVDSRLTLDVYSGGSYVLEILWKTVPGKLKEVLYLRMGSEDEEGLRRALDVLGHLSLLRSLAIRGHCLQDSLGNPLPGLLSSLPPSLSSLTQLTHLDLSFNRFTSLPPCLLSMPLLSILILSHNCLSSLPPKFGSLRSLTYFSAMGNQLCSLPPSLGQLEVLQTLDVSYNILESLPVETGALLRLQKLELSHNKLRELPETLNSLVDLRELLVNSNNLRTVPEFLSCLPELRRLDVGNNPIGRPTTPPPTLPAPVQTEADLPELHLAADQHCFFVSPAGCHVFLPRGAELLFPQRCVDAITQLEWAEKKPDRKWVWLEEHDYLLSWPLELRPHGVLFQKPVQVCIPYRRSSRREVFLRTFDDQSWKTLDTQTKRGSPKNSVRPKGRPAWLACCLVNHFSWFVAVSRPVRDSCFVSPEGTLLVSSVDPGIKLTFLPCCTLETRIVTLQVLQVELSVVRELSNDPQASVSPLLCLSQSPNLPFLQPVKVQVPLPPGLTGHTLDRSCLYLLHADPTCHTWMDITLQSSLHVTHLYAVFTITHFSWYWLWYTTQRCVSGVIRKVYQRLRQFHVQFLVLQRKADPQQVLLQCLPSNKVEKTVQCLSAQYYGPQPSDLCELLEGEQFFAGFEKGIDICTGIILSRGAAKGHSTGSGSEEERTGQPVADYITSDATWG encoded by the exons ATGGACCAGTTCTGCACTGAAATGGAAAGCCTGCATATGGACCATGTGACAGAGTGCTCACTGGAACAAACTGGGGAACAGCATAGTATAAAGAAACCACAGTGCATGAGGACAGAAAATGGAGAGTGTCTACTGAAGCAAAGAGCAGTGAATGGAGGAGCAGATATAAGATGTATTGAGAGACATGAGACAGCAGTAGATGGCAAAAGCCAAAGAGATTACAGCGAAAGAGTAGTTGCATTAGGAGAGCCAGTCCAGAAgcctctgtctgtctctccatTCTTGGTCCCCGTGCAAAACcctatttctttaatttctagTTCACCTACTCCTTCACATTACCTCTTTCCTGCCCCTTGTTTGTCCTTTCCCTgctctcttttccctttttcttctcttcagtCTAGCTTCAACTTCTCTACAATGTTGGTTGACAGTCGGCTGACACTGGATGTGTACAGTGGTGGAAGCTATGTCCTAGAAATCTTGTGGAAGACTGTCCCAGGAAAACTGAAGGAAGTATTGTACCTCAGAATGGGCTCTGAGGATGAAGAGGGTCTAAGACGTGCTTTGGACGTGTTGGGGCACCTCTCACTGTTGCGCTCATTGGCCATCAGAG GCCACTGCCTCCAAGATAGTCTTGGAAATCCCCTTCCAGGCCTCCTCTCCTCTTTGCCCCCGTCTCTCTCATCCCTCACACAACTCACTCACCTGGACCTCTCATTCAATCGCTTCACCTCCCTCCCACCCTGCCTATTATCCATGCCCCTTCTCTCTATTCTCATCCTTTCCCACAATtgcctctcctccctcccccccaaatTTGGCAGTCTGCGATCCCTCACCTACTTCTCTGCTATGGGGAACCAGCTCTGCTCTCTCCCCCCTAGCCTTGGTCAGCTGGAGGTCCTGCAGACCCTGGATGTCTCCTACAACATCCTAGAGAGTCTACCAGTGGAGACTGGGGCTCTTCTGAGACTGCAAAAACTTGAGTTATCCCACAACAAGCTAAGGGAGCTACCTGAGACACTAA ACTCTCTTGTTGATCTCAGAGAATTGTTGGTTAACAGCAACAATCTTCGCACTGTCCCAGAGTTTTTGAGCTGTCTGCCAGAGCTCAGGAGACTGGATGTGGGTAACAACCCCATTGGGCGACCTACTACCCCTCCACCCACCCTCCCGGCTCCAG TTCAAACAGAGGCGGATCTTCCAGAGTTGCATCTTGCTGCAGATCAACACTG CTTTTTTGTCTCACCAGCTGGTTGTCACGTATTCCTTCCAAGAGGAGCAGAGCTGCTTTTTCCACAGAGGTGTGTGGATGCCATCACTCAACTGGAATGGGCTGAGAAGAAGCCTGACAGAAAGTGGGTCTGGTTGGAAGAGCACGATTACCTGTTGAGCTGGCCTTTAGAACTGCGCCCACATGGAGTGCTTTTTCAGAAG CCAGTCCAGGTTTGCATACCATATCGCCGATCGTCTAGGCGTGAGGTGTTTCTGAGAACATTTGATGACCAATCCTGGAAGACATTAGATACACAGACTAAGAGGGGGAGTCCTAAAAACAGTGTCAGGCCTAAAGGACGCCCAGCATGG CTTGCCTGCTGCCTGGTAAACCATTTCTCCTGGTTTGTGGCAGTGTCCCGTCCAGTCAGGGACAGCTGCTTTGTTTCACCAGAGGGCACTCTTTTGGTATCCAGTGTTGATCCTGGAATTAAGCTCACCTTCCTCCCTTGCTGTACTCTGGAGACCCGCATAGTAACTCTTCAG GTCTTGCAGGTGGAATTGTCTGTGGTGCGAGAATTGAGTAATGACCCTCAGGCCAGTGTCAGTCCCCTGCTTTGTTTGTCTCAGTCACCCAACCTGCCCTTCCTTCAACCAGTCAAGGTGCAGGTCCCACTACCTCCAGGGCTAACAG GCCACACACTGGACCGGTCCTGCCTGTACCTGCTGCATGCCGACCCAACTTGCCACACCTGGATGGACATAACATTGCAATCTTCCCTTCATGTCACCCACCTATATGCTGTCTTCACGATTACCCATTTCTCTTG GTACTGGTTATGGTACACTACTCAGCGCTGTGTAAGTGGAGTGATCAGAAAAGTGTACCAAAGACTCAGGCAATTCCACGTCCAGTTCCTCGTCCTACAGAGGAAAGCTGATCCACAGCAAGTCCTGTTGCAGTGTTTACCTTCTAACAAG GTGGAGAAAACTGTTCAGTGCTTGTCTGCACAGTACTATGGACCTCAGCCCTCAGATTTATGTGAGCTGCTGGAGGGAGAGCAGTTCTTTGCTGGCTTTGAGAAAGGCATCGATATCTGCACAG GTATCATTTTATCGAGGGGAGCTGCCAAAGGACACTCCACAGGAAGTGGTTCAGAAGAGGAAAGGACCGGACAGCCAGTGGCTGACTACATTACCTCTGATGCTACCT GGGGTTAA